The genomic interval TTGCGGTAATAACATCTATCGTTTCAATTGAACCGACTGCCCGTGCCTCACTGAAAAAAGCATTCATCAGATTTCCTGCATCAATACTCGGTGCATTTATCGCAGTTACAAGCACATACTTTTTAGGTGATTCTCCACTGAGCTATAGTATCGCTGCAACTGTGACGATATTTGTGTGCTATAAACTGAAACTTTATGACGGTTTACTCGTAGCAAGCCTTACAGCCGTTGCGATGGTACCGAACATACATCAGGACTTCGCGTATAACTTTTTCTCTCGACTTGCTACAACAACAATCGGTTTAACGACAGCTGGTATCGTAAACTTCTTCGTTATGCCGCCGAAGTATCATATACAGATTGCACAACTGTTAGATGCGCTGGAATCTAAGTTAATGACGATGCTATCATTACGTGCAACTGAAATTAATTCAGGATTATCAGATTTAAGTGGTGCAATTCCATTTGTAGAGGAATCGAATAAACTGATCAATAAAATCGATACGTTGCTGCAATACCAGAAAGAAGAGCTACAATTTCATGAAGACAAAGCAATTAAATATGAAATAACACAGTTAAAACACCGTCTTGATGTTAACCGTCTCATCCAGCTACATGTGAGTCAGATGATTTTATTGCCGGATGGAACACATTTCACGTTAACAGTTCAGGAAAAAGAAGCTCTGAATCATTTAGTGAATGCCTTCAAACAGTTTGGAGAAAATCGTACATATACACCGGACAGAAAGTCACTCAGCTTACTGAAGATGAGTGTCAAACATTTAACGGAGTTCGATGATAATCAGATGCGCAGTCACTACATATATGAAATACTGATGATTAATAGATTACTAATGGATCACCCGAATAAAGTGAAATAAAATACGGAACGCCTCGTTACAGGCGTTCCGTATTTTTATTGGGAGGATATTATATATGAATGGCCGAGGGGTTGGACATTCATGAATACTATTTTTGTTTGTGAGTGTCACTTTTTGGGACACTCACACCCGCATCCACAGACCAAACTTAAAGTCTTTCAAATAATACATTATTTTCAAGGTGTACATGCTGGAATGTCTCTCGTTCAAGCATTGCTAATCGCTGATAAACGACTCTGTATGTTCCACATGCATCGACTGGTGGTGTAAAATCATTCGTAATTTCACGAAGTCGTTTAAGCACATCTCCTGCACCGTCATGCTCACTTTCAAGTTCATCGATATGCGGTTGTAGCTGAGCGCGCAACTCTTCTGTCGGATTGTCACTGTACTCTATAATTAACGGGAATACATTGTCATCTTCGTCTTTCGTATGTTCAATCAGCTCATCTCTTAACTTCATCACTAATGTCTTCATTTCAATTAAATGTGGATGACGCTCCCCGTGCACTTTCGCCACTTTCGTAACGTAAGGCATTAAGTTTCTGAACTCTTCTTCGAGCGGTTTATGATATTTATTCTGAATGTAGTTAATCAAACTTCTGTTATCTAAATATTGTACATCTAATCCGTCGCTTGATCCGTTGTCCAGTTGGTTAATTTCTTCGAGTAGTGCTTCAATCGGCGCGCTCTTTTCATGTACTGCTTCACTTAGCGGAATATCACCTCCGCAACAAAAGTCAATTCGATTTTTTCTGAATATGTCCGCAGCTTTAGGTAATTGTTTAACGATATCTGATACTTTCATATTTGCTGTAATCATGATCATCACTCCGGTTTATTATTTAATACATCTTTATTATACACTTCAAAGATATATTTTAAATACACCTTTAAGATTGTTCTTTATTTTGTCACAAAGATAAACTCGGTAGTGACAAAATAAAAACACGATGCAGAAAATTATCATTTCCACATCGTGCGTTTATTTATAGCATCTCGCTACATAATTTCCATTACTTTTCTTCGAGTAATCTTCTTACAATTACTTGTTTT from Macrococcus armenti carries:
- the ric gene encoding iron-sulfur cluster repair di-iron protein: MITANMKVSDIVKQLPKAADIFRKNRIDFCCGGDIPLSEAVHEKSAPIEALLEEINQLDNGSSDGLDVQYLDNRSLINYIQNKYHKPLEEEFRNLMPYVTKVAKVHGERHPHLIEMKTLVMKLRDELIEHTKDEDDNVFPLIIEYSDNPTEELRAQLQPHIDELESEHDGAGDVLKRLREITNDFTPPVDACGTYRVVYQRLAMLERETFQHVHLENNVLFERL
- a CDS encoding FUSC family protein encodes the protein MKINWFKKIIGARTIKTGLATFLTALICQLLNLPAIFAVITSIVSIEPTARASLKKAFIRFPASILGAFIAVTSTYFLGDSPLSYSIAATVTIFVCYKLKLYDGLLVASLTAVAMVPNIHQDFAYNFFSRLATTTIGLTTAGIVNFFVMPPKYHIQIAQLLDALESKLMTMLSLRATEINSGLSDLSGAIPFVEESNKLINKIDTLLQYQKEELQFHEDKAIKYEITQLKHRLDVNRLIQLHVSQMILLPDGTHFTLTVQEKEALNHLVNAFKQFGENRTYTPDRKSLSLLKMSVKHLTEFDDNQMRSHYIYEILMINRLLMDHPNKVK